A portion of the Aricia agestis chromosome 1, ilAriAges1.1, whole genome shotgun sequence genome contains these proteins:
- the LOC121730602 gene encoding probable sodium-coupled neutral amino acid transporter 6 isoform X1, with protein sequence MPCMTEDREKISATAPSARLDWQRAMKIVKFSTDANGYLEASAGRPVTVMVSRQFYTPGETAGGLSVFFTVLCIVDLFGVFPVVALPKTIISCGIYGIPLVVALLALQLYTAVLLGRCWLLAQELQPDIRDKNRFPYAAIAELAFGSRVGSLVIFLIDATVFGAAIPNFIFASQSMQLFWWKVSSGAVNVTYCVWMVIIGILLCPIMWLGSPKEMKSVAVTSVCVVTTVAVCVWACILMDQTSPPPAAGLLSYVPSIRDFLVAYGIMAFQFDIHPMLLTLQVDMADGRRVNSALLGGFAYTVTLSAVTTLLAALRYGSQVHSNILQGMEPSFPLYLVALLVTLQLCLSSAVSSSALFQHVEDLLKIPRSFCIQRCVIRSTIVLLGIFLGESVPRFDLIMGLVGSSLTGPLMFVFPPLFFVRLCYKKTRLRRHRLLRNKIRTGQWAAAGAGGGEQAAVRARLPLLAERQHLEYDTFATAAVDVDEYSVRWYDVTLAALVVTLGGAATLAAVYSSWGDFVDSATFTKPCLINATVAARTFVESMADS encoded by the exons CAGCGAGCGATGAAGATCGTGAAGTTCTCTACGGACGCGAACGGGTACCTGGAGGCGAGCGCGGGGCGGCCGGTGACCGTCATGGTGAGCCGGCAGTTCTACACGCCGGGGGAGACGGCCGGCGGCCTCTCCGTCTTCTTCACCGTGCTCTGCATCGTCGACCTCTTCGGCGTCTTCCCCGTCGTCGCGCTGCCCAAGACCATCATCTCCTGCG GGATATACGGGATTCCCCTCGTGGTGGCGCTGCTGGCGCTGCAGCTATACACGGCGGTGCTGCTGGGCCGCTGCTGGCTGCTGGCGCAGGAGCTGCAGCCCGACATCCGAGACAAGAACAG GTTTCCATACGCCGCCATAGCTGAGCTAGCATTCGGGAGTCGCGTGGGAAGTTTGGTTATTTTCCTGATCGATGCGACAGTTTTCGGCGCGGCGATCCCCAACTTTATATTCG CGTCGCAGAGCATGCAGCTGTTCTGGTGGAAGGTCAGCTCGGGCGCGGTGAACGTCACGTACTGCGTGTGGATGGTGATCATCGGGATCCTGCTCTGCCCCATCATGTGGCTCGGCTCGCCCAAGGAGATGAA GTCTGTGGCGGTGACGTCGGTGTGCGTGGTGACGACGGTGGCGGTGTGCGTGTGGGCGTGCATCCTCATGGACCAGAcgtcgccgccgcccgccgccggccTGCTCTCCTACGTGCCCTCCATCCGGGACTTCCTCGTCGCCTACGGCATCATGGCCTTTCAG TTCGACATCCACCCGATGCTGCTGACGCTGCAGGTGGACATGGCGGACGGGCGGCGCGTGAACTCCGCGCTGCTGGGCGGCTTCGCCTACACCGTCACGCTGTCCGCCGTCACCACGCTGCTGGCCGCCCTGCGCTACGGCAGCCAGGTGCACAGCAACATCCTGCAGG GCATGGAGCCTTCGTTCCCGCTGTACCTGGTGGCGCTGCTGGTGACGCTGCAGCTGTGCCTCTCCAGCGCCGTCAGCAGCTCCGCGCTCTTCCAGCACGTCGAGGACCTGCTCAAGATACCCCGAA GTTTCTGCATCCAGCGCTGCGTCATCCGGTCGACGATCGTGCTGCTGGGCATCTTCCTGGGCGAGTCGGTGCCGCGGTTCGACCTGATCATGGGGCTGGTGGGGTCGAGCCTCACGGGGCCGCTGATGTTCGTGTTCCCGCCGCTGTTCTTCGTGCGGCTGTGCTACAAGAAGACGCGGCTGCGGCGGCACCGGCTGCTGCGCAATAAGATCCGCACGGGGCAgtgggcggcggcgggcgcgggcggcggggagCAGGCGGCCGTGCGCGCGCGCCTGCCGCTGCTGGCCGAGCGCCAGCACCTGGAGTACGACACCTTCGCCACGGCGGCCGTCGACGTGGACGAGTACAGCGTGCGCTGGTACGACGTGACGCTGGCGGCGCTCGTGGTGACGCTGGGCGGGGCCGCCACGCTCGCCGCCGTCTACTCCAGCTGGGGGGACTTCGTCGACAGCGCCACCTTCACCAAGCCCTGCCTCATCAACGCCACGGTCGCCGCGCGCACCTTCGTCGAGTCCATGGCCGACAGCTAG
- the LOC121730602 gene encoding probable sodium-coupled neutral amino acid transporter 6 isoform X2, producing MLEQRAMKIVKFSTDANGYLEASAGRPVTVMVSRQFYTPGETAGGLSVFFTVLCIVDLFGVFPVVALPKTIISCGIYGIPLVVALLALQLYTAVLLGRCWLLAQELQPDIRDKNRFPYAAIAELAFGSRVGSLVIFLIDATVFGAAIPNFIFASQSMQLFWWKVSSGAVNVTYCVWMVIIGILLCPIMWLGSPKEMKSVAVTSVCVVTTVAVCVWACILMDQTSPPPAAGLLSYVPSIRDFLVAYGIMAFQFDIHPMLLTLQVDMADGRRVNSALLGGFAYTVTLSAVTTLLAALRYGSQVHSNILQGMEPSFPLYLVALLVTLQLCLSSAVSSSALFQHVEDLLKIPRSFCIQRCVIRSTIVLLGIFLGESVPRFDLIMGLVGSSLTGPLMFVFPPLFFVRLCYKKTRLRRHRLLRNKIRTGQWAAAGAGGGEQAAVRARLPLLAERQHLEYDTFATAAVDVDEYSVRWYDVTLAALVVTLGGAATLAAVYSSWGDFVDSATFTKPCLINATVAARTFVESMADS from the exons ATGTTGGAG CAGCGAGCGATGAAGATCGTGAAGTTCTCTACGGACGCGAACGGGTACCTGGAGGCGAGCGCGGGGCGGCCGGTGACCGTCATGGTGAGCCGGCAGTTCTACACGCCGGGGGAGACGGCCGGCGGCCTCTCCGTCTTCTTCACCGTGCTCTGCATCGTCGACCTCTTCGGCGTCTTCCCCGTCGTCGCGCTGCCCAAGACCATCATCTCCTGCG GGATATACGGGATTCCCCTCGTGGTGGCGCTGCTGGCGCTGCAGCTATACACGGCGGTGCTGCTGGGCCGCTGCTGGCTGCTGGCGCAGGAGCTGCAGCCCGACATCCGAGACAAGAACAG GTTTCCATACGCCGCCATAGCTGAGCTAGCATTCGGGAGTCGCGTGGGAAGTTTGGTTATTTTCCTGATCGATGCGACAGTTTTCGGCGCGGCGATCCCCAACTTTATATTCG CGTCGCAGAGCATGCAGCTGTTCTGGTGGAAGGTCAGCTCGGGCGCGGTGAACGTCACGTACTGCGTGTGGATGGTGATCATCGGGATCCTGCTCTGCCCCATCATGTGGCTCGGCTCGCCCAAGGAGATGAA GTCTGTGGCGGTGACGTCGGTGTGCGTGGTGACGACGGTGGCGGTGTGCGTGTGGGCGTGCATCCTCATGGACCAGAcgtcgccgccgcccgccgccggccTGCTCTCCTACGTGCCCTCCATCCGGGACTTCCTCGTCGCCTACGGCATCATGGCCTTTCAG TTCGACATCCACCCGATGCTGCTGACGCTGCAGGTGGACATGGCGGACGGGCGGCGCGTGAACTCCGCGCTGCTGGGCGGCTTCGCCTACACCGTCACGCTGTCCGCCGTCACCACGCTGCTGGCCGCCCTGCGCTACGGCAGCCAGGTGCACAGCAACATCCTGCAGG GCATGGAGCCTTCGTTCCCGCTGTACCTGGTGGCGCTGCTGGTGACGCTGCAGCTGTGCCTCTCCAGCGCCGTCAGCAGCTCCGCGCTCTTCCAGCACGTCGAGGACCTGCTCAAGATACCCCGAA GTTTCTGCATCCAGCGCTGCGTCATCCGGTCGACGATCGTGCTGCTGGGCATCTTCCTGGGCGAGTCGGTGCCGCGGTTCGACCTGATCATGGGGCTGGTGGGGTCGAGCCTCACGGGGCCGCTGATGTTCGTGTTCCCGCCGCTGTTCTTCGTGCGGCTGTGCTACAAGAAGACGCGGCTGCGGCGGCACCGGCTGCTGCGCAATAAGATCCGCACGGGGCAgtgggcggcggcgggcgcgggcggcggggagCAGGCGGCCGTGCGCGCGCGCCTGCCGCTGCTGGCCGAGCGCCAGCACCTGGAGTACGACACCTTCGCCACGGCGGCCGTCGACGTGGACGAGTACAGCGTGCGCTGGTACGACGTGACGCTGGCGGCGCTCGTGGTGACGCTGGGCGGGGCCGCCACGCTCGCCGCCGTCTACTCCAGCTGGGGGGACTTCGTCGACAGCGCCACCTTCACCAAGCCCTGCCTCATCAACGCCACGGTCGCCGCGCGCACCTTCGTCGAGTCCATGGCCGACAGCTAG
- the LOC121730602 gene encoding probable sodium-coupled neutral amino acid transporter 6 isoform X3, whose product MKIVKFSTDANGYLEASAGRPVTVMVSRQFYTPGETAGGLSVFFTVLCIVDLFGVFPVVALPKTIISCGIYGIPLVVALLALQLYTAVLLGRCWLLAQELQPDIRDKNRFPYAAIAELAFGSRVGSLVIFLIDATVFGAAIPNFIFASQSMQLFWWKVSSGAVNVTYCVWMVIIGILLCPIMWLGSPKEMKSVAVTSVCVVTTVAVCVWACILMDQTSPPPAAGLLSYVPSIRDFLVAYGIMAFQFDIHPMLLTLQVDMADGRRVNSALLGGFAYTVTLSAVTTLLAALRYGSQVHSNILQGMEPSFPLYLVALLVTLQLCLSSAVSSSALFQHVEDLLKIPRSFCIQRCVIRSTIVLLGIFLGESVPRFDLIMGLVGSSLTGPLMFVFPPLFFVRLCYKKTRLRRHRLLRNKIRTGQWAAAGAGGGEQAAVRARLPLLAERQHLEYDTFATAAVDVDEYSVRWYDVTLAALVVTLGGAATLAAVYSSWGDFVDSATFTKPCLINATVAARTFVESMADS is encoded by the exons ATGAAGATCGTGAAGTTCTCTACGGACGCGAACGGGTACCTGGAGGCGAGCGCGGGGCGGCCGGTGACCGTCATGGTGAGCCGGCAGTTCTACACGCCGGGGGAGACGGCCGGCGGCCTCTCCGTCTTCTTCACCGTGCTCTGCATCGTCGACCTCTTCGGCGTCTTCCCCGTCGTCGCGCTGCCCAAGACCATCATCTCCTGCG GGATATACGGGATTCCCCTCGTGGTGGCGCTGCTGGCGCTGCAGCTATACACGGCGGTGCTGCTGGGCCGCTGCTGGCTGCTGGCGCAGGAGCTGCAGCCCGACATCCGAGACAAGAACAG GTTTCCATACGCCGCCATAGCTGAGCTAGCATTCGGGAGTCGCGTGGGAAGTTTGGTTATTTTCCTGATCGATGCGACAGTTTTCGGCGCGGCGATCCCCAACTTTATATTCG CGTCGCAGAGCATGCAGCTGTTCTGGTGGAAGGTCAGCTCGGGCGCGGTGAACGTCACGTACTGCGTGTGGATGGTGATCATCGGGATCCTGCTCTGCCCCATCATGTGGCTCGGCTCGCCCAAGGAGATGAA GTCTGTGGCGGTGACGTCGGTGTGCGTGGTGACGACGGTGGCGGTGTGCGTGTGGGCGTGCATCCTCATGGACCAGAcgtcgccgccgcccgccgccggccTGCTCTCCTACGTGCCCTCCATCCGGGACTTCCTCGTCGCCTACGGCATCATGGCCTTTCAG TTCGACATCCACCCGATGCTGCTGACGCTGCAGGTGGACATGGCGGACGGGCGGCGCGTGAACTCCGCGCTGCTGGGCGGCTTCGCCTACACCGTCACGCTGTCCGCCGTCACCACGCTGCTGGCCGCCCTGCGCTACGGCAGCCAGGTGCACAGCAACATCCTGCAGG GCATGGAGCCTTCGTTCCCGCTGTACCTGGTGGCGCTGCTGGTGACGCTGCAGCTGTGCCTCTCCAGCGCCGTCAGCAGCTCCGCGCTCTTCCAGCACGTCGAGGACCTGCTCAAGATACCCCGAA GTTTCTGCATCCAGCGCTGCGTCATCCGGTCGACGATCGTGCTGCTGGGCATCTTCCTGGGCGAGTCGGTGCCGCGGTTCGACCTGATCATGGGGCTGGTGGGGTCGAGCCTCACGGGGCCGCTGATGTTCGTGTTCCCGCCGCTGTTCTTCGTGCGGCTGTGCTACAAGAAGACGCGGCTGCGGCGGCACCGGCTGCTGCGCAATAAGATCCGCACGGGGCAgtgggcggcggcgggcgcgggcggcggggagCAGGCGGCCGTGCGCGCGCGCCTGCCGCTGCTGGCCGAGCGCCAGCACCTGGAGTACGACACCTTCGCCACGGCGGCCGTCGACGTGGACGAGTACAGCGTGCGCTGGTACGACGTGACGCTGGCGGCGCTCGTGGTGACGCTGGGCGGGGCCGCCACGCTCGCCGCCGTCTACTCCAGCTGGGGGGACTTCGTCGACAGCGCCACCTTCACCAAGCCCTGCCTCATCAACGCCACGGTCGCCGCGCGCACCTTCGTCGAGTCCATGGCCGACAGCTAG